One window of the Rhipicephalus sanguineus isolate Rsan-2018 chromosome 2, BIME_Rsan_1.4, whole genome shotgun sequence genome contains the following:
- the LOC119381620 gene encoding elongation of very long chain fatty acids protein AAEL008004 — protein MASTDPATVIFATQSRFFRRDPRTADWFLIGNVPFLLLLVLGYVYVVKIGGPRFMKGRAPFEGIKPVIVIYNATMVLLNCYFVMAFLSKTYLGGGYSFFCQGIDFEARDENTMSMLTHCWMYFWVRVFDFLDTAFFVLRKKESHVSLLHVAHHVLVVSTGWYGLAYGADGHTAFTIIFNSFVHVVMYSYYLLSLMGPSVRRYLWWKRYLTQLQMFQFVVLMLHASIPLFVDCGFPRVHIFIGLPQGVFFLVMFLRFYASAYSHRKTLTAQNGFVKKRK, from the coding sequence ATGGCTTCCACCGACCCTGCGACGGTGATCTTTGCCACACAAAGCCGCTTCTTCAGGAGGGACCCCCGCACCGCGGACTGGTTCCTGATCGGAAATGTTCCGTTCTTGCTCTTGCTCGTGCTCGGCTACGTTTACGTCGTTAAGATAGGTGGGCCGCGTTTTATGAAGGGACGCGCGCCATTCGAGGGCATCAAGCCCGTCATCGTGATCTACAACGCCACAATGGTGCTCCTGAACTGCTACTTCGTGATGGCCTTCCTCTCAAAGACGTACCTGGGCGGTGGCTACAGCTTCTTCTGTCAGGGAATTGATTTCGAAGCGCGCGACGAGAATACTATGAGTATGTTGACCCATTGCTGGATGTACTTCTGGGTCAGAGTGTTCGACTTTTTGGATACCGCGTTCTTCGTGCTGCGCAAGAAAGAGTCGCACGTGTCCCTCCTGCACGTGGCCCACCACGTCCTGGTAGTGTCCACCGGTTGGTACGGCCTCGCCTACGGAGCGGACGGCCACACGGCGTTCACCATCATCTTCAACAGCTTTGTGCACGTGGTCATGTACTCTTACTACCTGTTGTCTCTCATGGGGCCATCAGTGCGGCGGTACTTGTGGTGGAAGCGATACCTGACGCAGCTCCAGATGTTTCAGTTCGTCGTTTTGATGCTGCACGCGTCGATTCCGTTGTTCGTGGACTGCGGCTTCCCGAGGGTTCACATTTTCATCGGTCTGCCGCAGGGAGTCTTTTTCCTCGTCATGTTTCTTCGGTTCTACGCAAGTGCCTACAGTCACAGGAAGACGCTCACTGCGCAGAATGGTTTCGTAAAGAAGAGGAAGTGA